One part of the Borreliella afzelii genome encodes these proteins:
- a CDS encoding methyl-accepting chemotaxis protein has protein sequence MKLKARMLLLVLILIAFFISILFFVFGMLINSKLVDQQFDLMINLIGNIKSSFNLYISSMEEKVRVSSMYFNSAEKFDESSKIKSKRLGFISDQSEILVQSGSNMMVTNKEGEIVFTTAVKDNSDFGRSIGDREYFTKLKESQSIVYNSFVMLADPGSIEESLVKNISKIKNKKGQIPYILIGIPLRDFGTGDIFGYFMFFCSMDYIHRSFRGINFGILSSGRALAYDTTGRLLVHHTVLPGDVLTDLSASYSNILKKTSEDLLQKNKEISTVYYYDPNSSKKYVGISQKVLLNLSNSKFILLMRTSEDDFYYMSRATSLILGISFVFTLLILAIATLYLVKKLSASLNKILEYSERLASGNFTADVNFGKWDTVELYSLYEGLEQLRTNFSSVAKGVIENLDYLYENAIQIANASQNLSSGAVEQASTLEQMTANIEQISQGVSENTENASTTEKIAVNTNERTKEGHKSVVKAIEAMTVITEKIGIIDEITRQTNLLALNASIEAARVGEKGKGFEVVAAEVRKLADQSKESAREIIDIASRSLTVASRAGENFEQIVPGMEQTARLVKNISNESSKQSVQIEQFKNAIEQVSQLVQTTASSSEELSAMSEKMLESVKDLKESVDYFKIEK, from the coding sequence ATGAAGCTGAAAGCTAGGATGTTGCTACTTGTTCTTATTCTTATAGCATTCTTTATATCAATTTTATTTTTTGTGTTTGGAATGTTGATTAATAGTAAATTAGTAGATCAGCAGTTTGATCTTATGATCAATCTTATTGGAAACATTAAAAGTTCTTTTAACCTTTATATTTCTTCAATGGAAGAGAAAGTTAGGGTTAGTTCTATGTATTTCAATTCTGCTGAAAAATTTGATGAGTCTAGTAAAATTAAATCCAAAAGGTTGGGTTTTATTTCAGATCAATCTGAAATTCTTGTTCAAAGTGGTAGTAATATGATGGTTACAAACAAAGAAGGTGAAATAGTTTTTACTACTGCTGTTAAGGATAATAGTGATTTTGGCAGATCTATTGGGGATAGAGAATATTTTACAAAACTTAAAGAATCTCAAAGTATTGTTTACAATTCCTTTGTCATGTTGGCAGATCCTGGGTCTATTGAAGAATCTTTGGTTAAAAACATTTCCAAGATAAAAAATAAAAAAGGCCAGATTCCTTACATATTAATAGGTATACCATTAAGAGATTTTGGCACAGGCGATATTTTTGGTTATTTTATGTTTTTTTGTTCAATGGATTATATACATAGATCTTTTAGAGGGATTAATTTTGGAATACTCTCTAGCGGTCGTGCGTTAGCTTATGATACTACAGGTAGATTATTAGTTCATCATACAGTATTACCAGGCGATGTTTTGACGGATCTTAGCGCCTCTTATTCTAATATTCTTAAGAAAACATCTGAAGATTTATTGCAAAAAAATAAAGAAATTTCAACTGTTTACTATTATGATCCTAATAGCAGTAAGAAATATGTGGGAATTAGTCAAAAGGTGTTATTAAACTTGTCTAATAGTAAATTTATCCTTTTAATGAGAACCTCAGAGGATGACTTTTATTATATGTCGCGAGCTACATCTTTAATCTTGGGTATTAGCTTTGTATTTACATTACTCATTCTTGCTATTGCAACTCTTTATCTTGTGAAAAAATTGAGCGCTTCTTTGAATAAGATATTGGAATATTCTGAGCGACTTGCTTCTGGTAATTTTACTGCCGATGTTAATTTTGGCAAGTGGGATACTGTAGAGTTATATAGCTTGTACGAAGGCCTTGAGCAATTGAGAACTAATTTTTCTTCAGTTGCGAAAGGGGTCATTGAAAACCTAGATTACCTTTATGAAAATGCGATTCAAATAGCAAATGCAAGTCAGAATTTAAGTTCTGGCGCTGTTGAGCAGGCATCTACTTTAGAGCAAATGACAGCAAATATTGAGCAAATATCACAAGGTGTTTCTGAGAATACTGAAAATGCATCTACTACTGAAAAAATTGCTGTTAATACTAATGAAAGAACTAAAGAGGGGCATAAATCTGTTGTTAAAGCTATTGAGGCAATGACTGTAATTACTGAAAAAATTGGAATTATTGATGAGATAACAAGACAAACCAATTTACTCGCCTTAAATGCCTCGATTGAGGCTGCACGAGTGGGAGAAAAAGGCAAGGGATTTGAAGTGGTGGCTGCTGAGGTTAGAAAGCTTGCGGATCAAAGCAAGGAATCAGCAAGAGAGATTATTGATATTGCAAGCAGAAGCTTAACCGTTGCAAGTCGAGCTGGAGAAAATTTTGAACAAATAGTTCCCGGTATGGAGCAAACAGCTAGACTTGTGAAAAATATTTCTAATGAAAGTTCTAAGCAAAGCGTTCAAATAGAGCAATTTAAAAATGCAATAGAACAGGTTAGTCAGTTGGTTCAGACAACAGCTTCAAGTAGCGAAGAGCTTTCTGCAATGTCTGAGAAAATGTTAGAGAGTGTAAAAGATTTGAAAGAATCTGTTGATTACTTTAAGATCGAAAAGTAA
- the mvaD gene encoding diphosphomevalonate decarboxylase has product MKVKCKANASLALIKYWGKKDVFLNIPATSSLAVSVDKFYSISELELSDRDEIILNSKPVILQNREKVFFDYARKILSEPNVRFKIKSENNFPTAAGLASSSSGFASIAACILKYFDKYSFNSASNLARVGSASAARAIYGGFTILKEGSKESFQLRDESYFNDLRIIFAIIDSSEKELSSRAAMNICKHHGFYYDAWIASSKKIFKDALYFFLKKDFVHFGATIVKSYQNMFALMFASSIFYFKNSTIDLIKYAAYLRNKGILVFETMDAGPQVKFLCLEKNLNTILKGLKQNFTDIEFIVSKVGCDLEWI; this is encoded by the coding sequence ATGAAAGTAAAGTGTAAAGCCAATGCAAGCTTGGCTTTAATTAAATATTGGGGAAAGAAGGATGTTTTTTTAAACATTCCAGCGACTTCTAGTCTTGCTGTTAGTGTTGATAAATTTTATTCAATAAGTGAGCTTGAACTTTCAGATCGAGATGAAATAATTTTAAATTCAAAGCCAGTTATATTGCAAAATAGAGAAAAGGTGTTTTTTGATTATGCAAGAAAAATTCTTAGTGAACCGAATGTTAGATTTAAAATTAAAAGTGAAAACAATTTTCCAACAGCAGCAGGCCTTGCAAGTTCAAGTTCAGGATTTGCTTCTATTGCTGCTTGTATTTTGAAATATTTTGATAAATATTCTTTTAATAGTGCATCTAATCTTGCAAGAGTAGGATCAGCTTCTGCAGCAAGGGCTATTTACGGAGGGTTTACTATTTTGAAAGAAGGTTCAAAAGAATCTTTTCAATTAAGAGATGAATCTTATTTTAATGATTTGCGCATAATATTTGCCATAATTGATAGTAGTGAAAAAGAATTGTCCTCAAGAGCCGCAATGAATATTTGCAAACACCATGGATTTTATTATGATGCTTGGATTGCTTCTAGTAAAAAGATTTTTAAAGATGCTTTATATTTTTTTTTAAAAAAAGATTTTGTGCATTTTGGAGCAACTATTGTAAAAAGTTATCAGAATATGTTTGCTTTAATGTTTGCATCTTCTATTTTTTATTTTAAAAATAGCACAATAGATTTAATTAAATATGCCGCTTATTTAAGAAATAAAGGAATTTTGGTATTTGAGACAATGGATGCGGGTCCCCAAGTGAAGTTTCTTTGTTTGGAGAAAAATTTAAATACTATTTTAAAAGGACTTAAGCAGAATTTTACTGACATTGAGTTTATTGTTTCAAAGGTTGGATGTGACTTAGAATGGATTTGA
- the fni gene encoding type 2 isopentenyl-diphosphate Delta-isomerase, whose amino-acid sequence MGIEPNILENKKRHIDICLNKNDVKSGCNFLSFVKLKHNALSDFNFSEIDIKEEIFGYNISMPVFISSMTGGGKEGNDFNKSLVKIANYLKIPIGLGSFKLLFKYPEYIRDFALKRYAHSIPLFANIGAVQIVEFGISRIAEMIKRLEVDAIIVHLNAGQELMNVNGDRNFKGIKESIAKLSNFISVPLIVKETGFGISPSDVKELFQLGVSYIDLAGSGGTNWVLVEGMKGNNLNIASCFSDWGIPSIFTLLSIDDSLKANIFASGGYETGMDIAKGIALGAKLIGVAAVVLRAFYDSGEDAVFSLFSDYEHVLKMSMFLSGSKSLSDFRNNKYFLSSYLLAEFGVFKQFYGT is encoded by the coding sequence ATGGGTATCGAGCCTAATATATTAGAAAATAAAAAAAGGCATATTGATATTTGTTTAAATAAAAACGATGTTAAAAGTGGCTGCAATTTTTTAAGCTTTGTTAAGCTAAAACATAATGCTCTTAGTGATTTTAATTTTTCTGAGATAGACATAAAAGAAGAAATATTTGGATACAATATTAGCATGCCTGTTTTTATTTCTTCCATGACAGGAGGCGGTAAAGAAGGAAATGATTTCAATAAATCTTTAGTTAAAATTGCAAATTATTTAAAAATTCCTATTGGGTTAGGTTCTTTTAAGCTTTTATTTAAGTATCCCGAGTACATAAGAGACTTTGCTCTTAAAAGGTATGCTCATAGTATCCCTTTGTTTGCCAATATTGGTGCTGTTCAGATTGTTGAGTTTGGTATTTCTAGAATAGCTGAAATGATCAAGAGATTAGAAGTTGATGCAATTATTGTTCATCTTAATGCAGGGCAAGAATTGATGAATGTTAATGGAGACAGAAATTTTAAAGGAATAAAAGAGTCAATAGCTAAATTATCCAACTTTATAAGTGTTCCATTGATTGTTAAAGAGACAGGTTTTGGGATTTCTCCAAGTGACGTTAAAGAATTATTTCAGCTTGGTGTTTCTTATATTGATCTTGCGGGGAGTGGCGGAACCAATTGGGTTCTAGTAGAAGGCATGAAGGGTAATAATCTAAATATTGCATCTTGTTTTTCTGATTGGGGTATTCCTTCGATTTTTACTTTACTTAGCATTGATGATTCTCTAAAGGCTAATATTTTTGCATCTGGTGGATATGAGACGGGCATGGATATTGCTAAGGGCATTGCTCTTGGAGCCAAACTTATAGGTGTTGCAGCAGTTGTTCTTAGAGCTTTTTACGATTCAGGAGAAGATGCTGTATTTAGTCTTTTTTCTGATTATGAGCATGTTTTAAAAATGTCTATGTTTTTAAGCGGAAGCAAAAGTTTGTCAGATTTTAGAAATAATAAGTATTTTTTGAGTAGTTATTTACTTGCTGAGTTTGGAGTCTTTAAGCAATTTTATGGAACTTAG
- a CDS encoding hydroxymethylglutaryl-CoA synthase, translated as MKIGISDIRIFLPLNYLDFSVLLENSLYSSNEVFLKKINRAIDATLQKGFRFTSPNEDSVTMASSAVKLIFDNNDLDLSKIRMLLGGTETGVDHSKAISSYVFGALKQSGVCLGNNFLTFQVQHACAGAAMSLHSVASVLSHSNNSEYGIVFSSDIAHYSNLTTAEITQGAGATAILVEKNPKLLSINLSEFGVYTDDVDDFFRPFGSIEAKVRGQYSVECYNNANENALRDFAVKKQLSMKDLFSNYRFILHVPFAKMPIDSMHYILKKYYSDDESVRNAYLESIDFYDGVEAAMEVGNLYTGSIFLSLAFYLKRVFSKKDITGEKILFCSYGSGNIMVIYEFTIEKGAFDVVKLWDLDKLLKNRNNANFEEYKDFFQNKVVPGESRGFYLKELRDDGYRVYGYRA; from the coding sequence ATGAAAATAGGTATTAGTGATATTAGAATTTTTTTACCTTTGAATTATTTAGACTTTTCTGTCCTTTTGGAAAATTCTTTATATTCTTCCAATGAAGTTTTTTTAAAAAAAATCAATAGAGCAATAGATGCAACTTTACAAAAAGGTTTTAGGTTTACCAGTCCCAATGAAGATAGTGTAACCATGGCAAGTTCGGCTGTTAAGCTTATTTTTGATAACAATGATCTTGATTTAAGTAAAATTAGGATGCTTTTGGGTGGAACTGAAACAGGGGTTGATCATTCAAAGGCAATTTCTTCTTATGTTTTTGGCGCTTTAAAGCAGTCTGGTGTTTGTCTAGGAAATAATTTTCTAACTTTTCAAGTTCAGCATGCATGCGCTGGTGCTGCCATGTCTTTGCATAGTGTAGCAAGTGTTTTAAGCCATTCTAATAATTCTGAATACGGCATAGTTTTTTCTTCAGATATTGCGCATTATAGCAATCTTACTACGGCTGAGATTACCCAAGGAGCTGGCGCAACTGCAATTTTGGTTGAAAAAAATCCAAAGCTACTTTCGATCAATTTATCTGAATTTGGAGTTTATACCGATGATGTTGATGATTTTTTTAGGCCTTTTGGAAGTATTGAGGCTAAAGTGCGCGGTCAATATTCAGTTGAATGTTATAATAATGCAAACGAAAATGCTTTAAGAGATTTTGCTGTCAAAAAGCAGCTTAGTATGAAAGATTTATTTTCTAATTACAGATTTATTTTGCATGTTCCTTTTGCCAAGATGCCAATAGATTCGATGCATTATATTTTAAAAAAATATTACAGTGATGATGAATCTGTTAGAAATGCTTATTTAGAATCAATAGATTTTTACGATGGGGTTGAAGCTGCTATGGAAGTGGGGAATTTATATACAGGTTCAATTTTTCTATCTTTAGCATTTTATTTAAAAAGAGTGTTTTCCAAGAAAGATATTACAGGAGAAAAGATATTGTTTTGTTCTTATGGATCTGGCAATATTATGGTTATTTATGAATTTACCATTGAAAAGGGCGCTTTTGATGTTGTTAAATTATGGGATCTTGATAAGCTTTTAAAAAATAGGAATAATGCAAATTTTGAAGAATATAAAGATTTCTTTCAAAATAAAGTAGTTCCTGGTGAATCTAGAGGATTTTATTTGAAAGAACTAAGGGATGATGGATACCGAGTGTATGGGTATCGAGCCTAA
- the mnmA gene encoding tRNA 2-thiouridine(34) synthase MnmA produces the protein MKIAVLLSGGVDSSVALYRIINKGYTSIKCYYLKIWLEDELSYIGSCPWQEDLNYVEAVCSKFNVPYEIINFQKEYYNKVVSYTIKELKNGNTPSPDIFCNQRIKFGAFFEKINEQYDLVVTGHYAKIQTKDKKFFLKQAKDKIKDQSYFLSHLSQKQMSKLYFPLGTLLKSEVRQIAKNINLPNKNRKDSQGICFLGKIKYDEFIKYHLGEKKGNIIEKETGKIIGTHNGYWFFTVGQRRGIKLSNGPWFVIEKDLEKNIIYISHNENYSKQAKRKFLVHEIHWINDTPSDFENFKIKIRHGEKKYSCKLKLIAKNLIEISLNKKDYGISPGQFAIFYKNTECLGGAKIFKVIE, from the coding sequence ATGAAAATAGCCGTACTTTTATCTGGAGGAGTTGATAGCTCTGTTGCCCTTTATAGAATTATAAACAAAGGATATACAAGTATAAAATGCTACTATTTAAAAATTTGGCTTGAAGATGAACTGTCTTATATTGGAAGCTGCCCTTGGCAAGAAGATTTAAATTATGTTGAAGCTGTATGCAGCAAATTCAATGTGCCGTATGAAATAATAAACTTTCAAAAAGAATATTATAACAAAGTGGTAAGCTATACTATTAAAGAACTAAAAAATGGCAATACTCCAAGTCCGGATATTTTTTGTAATCAAAGAATAAAGTTCGGAGCGTTTTTTGAGAAAATCAATGAACAATATGATTTGGTTGTCACAGGACATTACGCCAAAATACAAACAAAAGATAAAAAATTTTTTTTAAAACAGGCAAAAGATAAAATTAAAGATCAAAGTTACTTTTTATCTCATCTCTCTCAAAAACAAATGTCAAAACTATACTTCCCATTAGGAACATTGCTTAAAAGCGAAGTAAGACAAATAGCTAAAAATATAAATTTGCCCAACAAAAATAGAAAAGATAGTCAAGGTATTTGTTTTTTAGGAAAAATTAAATATGATGAATTTATCAAATATCATCTTGGCGAGAAAAAAGGCAATATAATTGAAAAAGAAACAGGAAAAATAATAGGAACTCACAACGGATATTGGTTTTTTACAGTTGGACAAAGAAGAGGAATAAAGCTTAGCAATGGACCGTGGTTCGTCATAGAAAAAGACTTAGAAAAAAATATTATATACATCTCCCATAACGAGAATTATTCAAAACAAGCAAAACGCAAATTTTTAGTTCATGAAATACATTGGATAAATGACACACCTTCGGATTTTGAAAATTTCAAAATTAAGATAAGACATGGAGAAAAAAAATACTCGTGCAAATTAAAACTTATTGCAAAGAACTTAATTGAAATTTCTTTAAATAAAAAAGATTATGGAATCTCTCCAGGACAATTTGCAATTTTTTATAAAAACACAGAATGCCTAGGGGGTGCTAAAATTTTTAAAGTCATAGAATAA
- a CDS encoding hydroxymethylglutaryl-CoA reductase, degradative, protein MELSKNFRHKSVLEKRQEIKNFLGLTFKDFFYNNANEDFLFNMIENYIGYLSFPIGIVKNLKINGKYYSLPIATEESSVVAALNFAAKILENANLSYSLGEVLGISQIYVKSEKDLSKIFIDLGDKVKTWIEPLLINMNQRGGGFRRLSTSYIKELGIQKLNIYLDTCDAMGANLLNSIAERVAECIFLEFGYECVLKVLSNDISEFTTRARFVLDFKYLLASKEDSWNLAKKIELISSIGFYEEERAVTNNKGIMNGITGVCLATFNDTRALEASVHRFASKSGKYLPLSRFYTTDNALIGEIEIPLQIGIKGGVTSFNEASILSFRIMNVNSKSEFIGILSCVGLASNFAALRALAFNGIQKGHMRLHVNKIFCLLKTKYNISDFEKDKLLLEMERKNIYSFDFAFKVLKKIRLENESKV, encoded by the coding sequence ATGGAACTTAGTAAAAATTTTAGACATAAAAGTGTTTTAGAAAAAAGGCAAGAGATAAAAAATTTTTTGGGATTAACTTTTAAAGATTTTTTTTATAATAATGCCAATGAAGATTTTCTTTTTAATATGATAGAAAATTATATTGGATATTTATCTTTTCCTATTGGAATTGTAAAAAATCTGAAAATAAATGGTAAATACTATTCTTTACCTATTGCGACAGAAGAATCTTCTGTTGTTGCTGCCTTAAATTTTGCGGCAAAAATTCTTGAAAATGCTAATTTAAGTTATTCGTTGGGTGAAGTTTTGGGAATTTCTCAAATTTATGTAAAATCGGAAAAAGATTTAAGTAAAATTTTTATTGATCTTGGTGATAAAGTTAAGACCTGGATTGAACCTCTTTTAATCAATATGAATCAAAGAGGAGGTGGATTTAGAAGATTGTCAACTAGCTATATTAAAGAACTTGGTATTCAAAAATTAAATATTTATTTGGATACTTGTGATGCTATGGGTGCTAATTTGCTAAATTCAATTGCAGAGCGTGTAGCAGAATGTATTTTTTTAGAATTTGGATATGAATGTGTTTTAAAGGTTTTAAGCAATGATATTTCTGAATTTACAACCAGGGCCCGTTTTGTTTTGGATTTTAAGTATCTGCTAGCAAGCAAAGAGGATTCTTGGAATTTGGCTAAAAAAATTGAACTTATTTCTAGCATAGGTTTCTACGAAGAGGAGCGAGCTGTTACTAATAATAAAGGTATTATGAATGGAATTACAGGTGTGTGTCTTGCGACTTTTAATGATACAAGAGCGCTTGAGGCTTCTGTTCACAGATTTGCTTCAAAAAGTGGTAAATATCTTCCTCTTAGTAGATTTTATACTACCGATAATGCTTTGATTGGAGAAATTGAAATTCCTTTGCAAATTGGAATTAAAGGCGGGGTTACATCTTTTAACGAAGCTTCAATTTTAAGCTTTAGAATTATGAATGTAAATAGTAAGAGTGAATTTATTGGCATTCTCTCTTGTGTGGGACTTGCTAGTAATTTTGCTGCATTAAGGGCTCTTGCATTTAATGGGATTCAAAAGGGGCACATGAGATTGCATGTTAATAAAATATTCTGTCTTTTAAAGACAAAATATAATATTTCTGATTTTGAGAAAGACAAATTATTATTAGAAATGGAAAGAAAGAATATTTATTCTTTTGATTTTGCTTTTAAAGTTTTAAAGAAAATAAGGTTAGAGAATGAAAGTAAAGTGTAA
- a CDS encoding ABC transporter permease translates to MSNIIIFLISETLINSQTLILAGLGGLISEKSGIINIGLEGIMTIGAFSGAAVAYFTHDPLFSIFVGGLAGLVLAILHAVFTIFLKSDQIITGMALNFLGPAIAVFISTLIFSSISTPPIEIKLPILFNGILSKTSFIFQIFGKRYSVYIAILGVVLFHIVFKYTKIGLRINASGENPEVLESVGVSVNKIRFCCVLLSGFLAGVSGAVLTTVIASSYVQGVTGGQGFISIVMLIFGKWTPFGVLMGSFLFSFVKTLAIVLAQSPFLSLIMPPKMLVITPYLIIIASLVFFSKRNNAPKFLGIPYKKH, encoded by the coding sequence GTGTCAAATATAATAATATTCTTAATTAGTGAAACTCTAATAAATTCTCAAACCTTAATTTTAGCTGGCCTTGGGGGTCTAATAAGTGAGAAAAGTGGAATTATTAATATTGGACTTGAAGGAATAATGACAATAGGAGCATTTTCAGGAGCTGCAGTTGCATATTTTACACATGACCCATTATTTTCAATTTTTGTTGGTGGATTGGCGGGGCTTGTACTTGCTATTTTGCACGCTGTTTTTACAATTTTTTTAAAATCAGATCAAATTATAACCGGAATGGCGCTTAATTTTTTAGGACCCGCTATTGCTGTTTTTATAAGCACTTTGATTTTTTCTTCTATTTCAACTCCGCCTATAGAAATAAAGTTGCCGATACTTTTTAATGGAATTTTAAGCAAAACGTCTTTTATATTCCAAATTTTTGGCAAAAGATATTCTGTATACATTGCAATATTAGGTGTGGTTTTATTTCATATTGTTTTCAAATACACTAAAATTGGGCTTAGAATTAATGCTAGCGGCGAAAATCCAGAGGTATTAGAGTCTGTTGGAGTTAGTGTAAATAAGATTAGATTTTGTTGTGTTCTTTTGAGTGGGTTTTTAGCAGGGGTTTCGGGTGCTGTTCTTACAACAGTGATTGCATCAAGCTATGTGCAAGGGGTTACAGGTGGACAAGGTTTTATTTCTATTGTAATGTTAATTTTTGGAAAATGGACGCCTTTTGGGGTTTTAATGGGTAGTTTTTTGTTTTCATTCGTAAAAACTTTGGCAATTGTTTTGGCTCAATCGCCTTTTTTGTCTTTGATAATGCCACCCAAAATGTTAGTTATTACCCCATATTTAATTATTATTGCAAGTCTTGTCTTTTTTTCAAAAAGAAATAATGCGCCTAAGTTTTTAGGAATACCTTATAAAAAGCATTAG
- a CDS encoding methyl-accepting chemotaxis protein: protein MLLKLKYRFVGFLLLFLIFILLLFSMIFNFVLCGYLEDYYKQLTRAQLRRAAFSTQSFLDTLYVIVSGAASNLALETISEFAIYENRGKDFSESELIDLRKNPKFVIDSVKVNKKYRQYLYNFMANLKNDTFFEEFAFFDFEGRIIVSTRHENNMDFGHSEANTNYFKKAVEDYKQDQLKFIGWYSNLSEGISAEVAIRSRQSEKKAFAIIVPVYSPEDKLVCGYLAGYLLNDVLADSFDRFRFGFYKRGNFIYVDPNNIAVNPFEEYNEISRVSSKFLNTLKDVFSKPPLLSNIPTEVSVYTIDRIFFPEMGEECYYALLPISSKLGEKGGVLIARLPYKDIYGVISSIRFQYVLYSALGIILLSIVLLARIDRVISFRLNAIRVLVQDMVNGSLDKDYALDDGDDFSDELSMLSLRVVKMKKAISVAIASVLRNISYVNKASLEVASSSQNLSSSALQQASALEEMSANVEQIASGVNMSANNSYETEQIALKTNENSHIGGKAVEESVIAMQDIVEKVSVIEEIARKTNLLALNAAIEAARAGDEGKGFAVVASEIRKLADLSKISALEIGELVEDNSKVATEAGVIFKEMLPEIEETANLVKKISEGSSKQSDQIAQFKMALDQVGEVVQSSASSSEQLSSMSDKMLEKSKELRKSVLFFKIKDSKIENLEDGEYDFRLMDCPEDSFKDENQDLKSNGISTLNGSRHNNHSLSIEPEPSVRAINKRVDPKKAIDIADKDLNFDDDFSEF from the coding sequence ATGCTATTGAAGCTTAAATACAGGTTTGTTGGATTTTTATTATTGTTTTTAATTTTTATATTATTGCTTTTTTCTATGATTTTTAATTTTGTTTTATGTGGTTATTTAGAAGATTATTATAAGCAACTTACAAGGGCGCAATTAAGAAGAGCAGCTTTTTCTACACAATCTTTTTTGGACACTTTGTATGTTATAGTCAGTGGTGCAGCTTCTAATTTGGCACTTGAAACCATATCAGAATTTGCAATTTATGAGAATAGAGGAAAAGATTTCTCTGAGTCTGAATTGATAGATTTAAGAAAAAATCCAAAATTTGTTATTGATTCTGTAAAGGTGAATAAAAAATATCGACAATACTTATACAATTTTATGGCCAATCTTAAAAATGATACCTTTTTTGAAGAATTTGCATTTTTTGATTTTGAAGGAAGAATAATTGTTAGCACAAGGCATGAAAATAATATGGATTTTGGTCATTCTGAGGCTAATACCAATTATTTTAAAAAAGCGGTTGAGGATTATAAGCAAGACCAATTAAAATTTATAGGTTGGTATTCAAATCTTTCTGAAGGAATATCTGCAGAGGTTGCCATTAGGTCTAGGCAAAGCGAAAAAAAGGCTTTTGCAATAATTGTTCCTGTATATTCTCCAGAAGATAAACTTGTTTGTGGGTATTTGGCCGGATATTTGCTTAATGATGTTTTGGCAGATAGTTTTGATAGATTTAGATTCGGTTTTTATAAAAGAGGCAATTTTATTTATGTGGATCCTAATAATATAGCAGTTAATCCTTTTGAAGAATACAATGAAATTAGTAGGGTTAGTTCTAAATTTTTAAATACTCTTAAAGATGTTTTTTCTAAGCCACCTCTTTTATCAAATATTCCTACCGAAGTTTCGGTTTATACTATTGATAGAATATTTTTCCCCGAAATGGGAGAGGAATGTTATTATGCACTGTTGCCTATAAGTAGTAAATTGGGAGAAAAAGGTGGAGTACTTATTGCTAGACTTCCTTATAAAGATATTTACGGAGTAATATCTAGCATAAGATTCCAGTATGTCTTATATTCTGCCTTAGGCATTATTTTATTAAGCATTGTTCTTTTGGCAAGAATAGATAGGGTTATTAGTTTTCGTTTAAACGCAATTAGAGTTTTAGTTCAAGATATGGTTAATGGAAGTTTAGATAAAGATTATGCTCTTGATGATGGCGATGATTTTTCTGATGAGCTTAGTATGCTAAGTCTTCGGGTTGTGAAAATGAAAAAAGCTATTTCTGTAGCAATTGCGAGTGTTTTGAGAAATATTAGCTATGTAAATAAGGCAAGTTTAGAGGTTGCCAGTTCGAGTCAAAATTTAAGCTCTAGTGCGTTACAGCAGGCATCTGCTCTTGAAGAAATGTCAGCTAATGTTGAGCAAATAGCGTCAGGTGTTAATATGAGTGCGAATAATTCTTATGAAACAGAGCAAATAGCTTTAAAGACAAATGAAAATTCCCATATAGGCGGTAAGGCTGTTGAAGAATCTGTTATTGCTATGCAAGATATTGTAGAGAAAGTTAGCGTTATTGAAGAAATAGCCAGAAAGACCAATTTACTTGCTTTAAATGCGGCTATTGAAGCTGCAAGAGCGGGTGATGAAGGAAAGGGATTTGCTGTTGTGGCTAGTGAGATTAGAAAGTTGGCTGATCTTAGTAAAATTTCGGCTCTTGAGATTGGAGAATTAGTTGAAGATAACTCTAAAGTAGCAACTGAAGCAGGAGTGATCTTTAAAGAAATGTTACCTGAAATAGAAGAAACAGCTAATCTTGTTAAGAAGATTTCAGAAGGTAGTTCTAAGCAGAGCGATCAGATTGCTCAATTTAAAATGGCTTTAGATCAAGTTGGAGAAGTCGTACAGTCTTCAGCTTCAAGTAGTGAGCAACTTTCTAGTATGTCCGATAAAATGCTAGAAAAGTCTAAGGAACTCAGAAAATCTGTATTATTTTTTAAAATTAAAGATTCTAAGATTGAAAATCTGGAGGATGGTGAGTATGATTTCAGATTAATGGATTGTCCTGAAGATTCTTTTAAAGATGAAAATCAAGATTTAAAAAGTAATGGAATTTCGACTTTAAATGGTAGTAGGCATAATAATCATTCTTTAAGTATTGAGCCTGAGCCTTCTGTAAGAGCTATTAATAAGCGAGTTGATCCTAAAAAAGCTATCGATATTGCTGATAAGGATTTAAATTTTGATGATGATTTTTCAGAGTTTTAG